In one window of Brassica rapa cultivar Chiifu-401-42 chromosome A07, CAAS_Brap_v3.01, whole genome shotgun sequence DNA:
- the LOC103831970 gene encoding J domain-containing protein required for chloroplast accumulation response 1: MQTLPNSPPLLRHPAGDDDVDIDFRDVFGGPPKRRSKVIETTGRHSFSEIRRRDVIVDNSALILRDEKPVFGEDPSSIRRRFTADDFFDDIFRVNESSSSSSPQRKVKNEGETFGSSLPGSRILSPARPIPHKVESPPGTSFPAQFSLPAKLIKGTEMPTFGSAARSLSRNKEAASSSPLSRTSSSADMVNSTAKPDSDGYVAPKVVNGKVRQFHFSIYKWPNKGVPVAMWGTSRLSSMAKAEETTPSDLRPTSVEAEGQSSQNRPGVQKEEEMSEQAFSSNVSKAPDEANVKPQHSFLDVKDERQGEEIELEKEERKGKSKAKSMRSHAGDSRSKKKAQGSRSSVDSPMPDNTSSYASASSAPEVGKDGAKGKVMDFVKIFSQGASAGAGGEPLGQSSRWRAKEVPVTDTNKDDAKAKETAKVPDQQKTSTPVTPAMDQDQKPSQATQKKVADSSKPSGVTEQEEKQEPSTAHVTSEAIDEPFHVNFLVEDITQDENKMEETKNNAEEFQNIDAKIRKWSSGKSGNIRSLLSTLQYILWPGCGWKAVPLMDMIEGNAVRKSYQRALLILHPDKLQQKGASANQKYMAEKVFELLQEAWDHFNTLGPV; this comes from the exons ATGCAGACACTACCAAACTCACCGCCTCTCCTGCGTCATCCCGCCGGGGACGATGACGTGGACATAGACTTCAGGGACGTGTTTGGTGGTCCGCCTAAAAGACGGTCCAAAGTTATTGAAACCACCGGTAGACATAGCTTCAGTGAAATCAGGCGGCGTGACGTCATCGTCGACAACAGCGCGCTGATTCTCCGAGACGAGAAGCCTGTGTTCGGTGAAGACCCGTCATCCATCCGTCGTCGTTTCACTGCTGATGATTTCTTCGACGATATCTTCAGAGTGAatgaatcatcatcatcttcttcaccgCAGAGGAAGGTAAAGAACGAAGGAGAAACGTTCGGGTCATCACTTCCGGGTTCTCGGATCCTTAGCCCGGCTCGTCCTATCCCTCACAAAGTCGAGTCTCCTCCTGGGACTTCGTTTCCTGCACAGTTCAG TCTTCCTGCAAAACTAATCAAAGGGACAGAGATGCCTACGTTTGGTTCAGCTGCTCGGAGTTTAAGCAGGAACAAGGAAGCTGCTTCGAGCTCTCCTTTGTCAAGAACTTCAAGCAGTGCTGATATGGTGAACTCTACTGCTAAACCGGATTCAGATGGTTATGTTGCTCCAAAGGTTGTTAATGGGAAAGTGAGGCAGTTTCACTTCTCTATCTACAAGTGGCCTAATAAAGGAGTTCCTGTTGCCATGTGGGGCACTTCTAGGTTGAGCTCTATGGCTAAAGCTGAAGAGACGACACCTAGTGATTTGCGTCCTACTTCAGTTGAAGCAGAAGGACAAAGCTCACAAAATCGTCCTGGTGTTCAGAAAGAAGAGGAGATGTCTGAACAAGCCTTCTCTAGCAATGTGTCGAAAGCTCCTGATGAGGCTAATGTGAAACCTCAACATTCATTTTTAGATGTTAAGGACGAGAGACAAG GTGAGGAAATAGAGTTAGagaaggaagaaagaaaaggtAAAAGCAAAGCGAAGAGCATGAGAAGCCATGCAGGAGATTCAAGAAGCAAAAAGAAAGCACAAGGCAGTAGAAGTTCTGTTGATAGCCCCATGCCTGATAATACATCCAGCTACGCAAGTGCATCCTCAGCACCAGAGGTTGGCAAAGATGGAGCCAAAGGGAAAGTGATGGACTTTGTTAAGATTTTCAGTCAAGGAGCTTCAGCTGGAGCAGGTGGAGAACCTCTTGGGCAAAGCTCTAGATGGAGAGCTAAAGAAGTTCCCGTGACTGATACCAATAAAGACGATGCTAAGGCCAAAGAAACTGCAAAGGTTCCTGATCAACAAAAGACATCAACTCCAGTTACACCCGCCATG GATCAGGATCAGAAACCTTCACAGGCAACTCAGAAAAAGGTAGCAGATAGTAGTAAGCCTAGTGGTGTTACTGAACAAGAGGAGAAACAGGAACCTAGCACAG CACATGTTACCTCAGAGGCTATAGACGAGCCCTTCCATGTAAATTTCCTG GTGGAGGATATAACACAAGATGAGAACAAAAtggaagaaacaaaaaataatgctGAAGAATTCCAG AACATCGATGCTAAAATACGCAAGTGGTCAAGCGGAAAGAGTGGAAACATTAGGTCTCTCCTGTCTACACTGCAATAT ATTCTATGGCCCGGGTGTGGATGGAAGGCGGTTCCTCTCATGGACATGATCGAAGGAAACGCAGTTCGAAAATCATACCAGAGAGCATTACTAATCCTTCATCCAGATAAGTTGCAACAGAAGGGTGCTTCTGCAAACCAGAAATACATGGCTGAGAAAGTTTTCGAGTTGTTACAG GAAGCATGGGACCATTTCAACACTCTCGGACCGGTTTAA
- the LOC103831971 gene encoding cytochrome P450 734A1, producing MAVPFVFFLFLFLLIFRFVYTNLWIPWRLQSHFNKLHLTGPRYRLFTGNSSEVTRLTTEAKSKPIPSGDNPHEFVHRVAPHYHNWSRAYGKTFLYWFGTKPVVATSDPKLIREALKSKSFDRIGHNPLSKLLYAQGLPGLRGDQWAFHRRIAVQAFTMDKVKRWVPQMVASTKMFIEKWEEMRNGEEEIELDVHREVHSLSAHMLSRTAFGNNVEEGKRIFALQERMMRLFYLVRWSIYIPGYRFLPSKTNREIWRIEKQIRGSILGLIEKNKTKDAEIAGTLLQAFMSPYVNQNGQEERLGIEEVIDECKTFYFAAKETTGDLMTWVLVLLAMHQEWQSIAREEVNRVLGPTGLPTPDILQDLKILGMIINETLRLYPPAMTLNRDTLKKAKLGSLEIPKGTQLYLSVVAMHHDRDAWGDDAEEFNPGRFEDTRKESALLVPFGLGVRTCVGQNLAVVEAKTVLATILRHYNFKLSPSYVHAPVLFVTLQPQKGAHLLFSRI from the exons ATGGCAGTGcccttcgtcttcttcctctttctcttcctTCTCATCTTCAGATTCGTTTACACTAATCTATGGATCCCATGGAGACTCCAATCTCATTTCAACAAGCTGCACTTAACCGGACCTCGTTACCGTTTATTCACCGGAAACTCGTCGGAAGTTACCCGTTTAACAACCGAAGCGAAGTCAAAGCCGATACCGTCCGGCGACAACCCTCACGAGTTCGTACACCGCGTGGCGCCTCACTACCACAACTGGTCACGCGCCTACGGGAAGACTTTCCTCTACTGGTTCGGTACCAAACCGGTGGTTGCCACGTCGGATCCGAAACTAATCAGGGAAGCTTTGAAGAGCAAGTCGTTTGATCGTATCGGACACAACCCTTTGTCTAAGCTTCTTTACGCTCAGGGCCTTCCTGGGCTTCGAGGTGATCAATGGGCTTTCCATAGAAGAATCGCTGTTCAAGCTTTCACCATGGACAAAGTCAAG AGGTGGGTGCCGCAAATGGTGGCAAGTACTAAGATGTTTATTGAGAAATGGGAGGAGATGAGAAACggagaagaggagattgagcTAGATGTACACAGAGAGGTACACAGTTTGTCTGCACATATGTTATCAAGAACAGCTTTTGGTAACAACGTGGAAGAAGGGAAACGAATCTTTGCCTTGCAAGAGCGTATGATGCGTCTCTTCTACCTTGTTCGATGGAGCATTTACATCCCTGGGTACAG ATTCTTGCCTTCCAAGACTAATAGAGAGATATGGAGGATTGAGAAACAAATCCGTGGTTCTATCTTGGGACTCAtcgagaaaaacaaaacaaaggacGCGGAGATAGCAGGAACTCTTCTTCAGGCTTTTATGTCTCCTTACGTCAATCAGAATGGTCAAGAAGAGAGGCTTGGGATTGAAGAAGTTATAGATGAATGCAAGACTTTCTACTTTGCAGCTAAGGAAACAACTGGTGATCTCATGACTTGGGTGTTAGTCCTCTTAGCTATGCATCAAGAATGGCAAAGCATTGCTCGAGAAGAAGTTAACCGCGTCCTTGGACCAACCGGGTTACCCACTCCAGATATCTTACAAGATCTCAAGATA TTAGGTATGATAATCAATGAGACACTCAGGCTCTACCCTCCAGCGATGACACTAAACCGCGACACACTTAAGAAAGCTAAGCTCGGAAGCCTCGAGATTCCTAAAGGAACTCAACTGTACTTATCGGTTGTCGCGATGCACCACGACAGAGACGCATGGGGAGATGACGCGGAGGAGTTTAACCCGGGTAGGTTCGAAGACACCAGGAAAGAATCAGCTCTGCTTGTGCCGTTTGGGTTAGGGGTGAGGACTTGCGTGGGACAGAACCTCGCAGTGGTTGAGGCCAAAACGGTTCTTGCTACGATCTTGAGGCATTACAATTTCAAGTTGTCTCCGAGTTATGTCCATGCTCCTGTTTTGTTTGTGACCTTGCAGCCTCAAAAAGGTGCTCATCTTCTCTTTAGTAGGATTtaa
- the LOC103831972 gene encoding RNA polymerase II subunit 5-mediating protein homolog → MDSEKQLSPIGGSSVPVPNRMLRLLKKATSISDLCPGSREADGEYLGKDGIEEDEMRSDLEGLGVEDGVNARKALDFDSVPEISPPIEDLGEKTEEVISEMETREETKVSESSVPEIDPASEEMSEEGEEEIPEMEARVSESSVPEIDPAIEELGEKSEEEIPEMEAREETLVSESSEAEESGEKGDEEVVEMETEEEIINVWGSKGVRKKRSVVFEASDSQGKETKRSKKKTVDFDELPASMNMTKKERREYLDQLRAENQRLLRETRDAAFEPVPLVRKPISSVLEKIRRRKEEISKQFLSRKKSKSKDIDDGPYGEDVNDFEEVVMEEKNEDVNLEFTSNQNPQGGDCLEDSAGPVGKSDSPSNKKSESNSTHQDPSLPSQTTNFGEELQEKTSTRSVEEVMTPPSVPANNLKRNPSPAPDNSEEAEYTKESSDHETLDSSAGDPVRKFIDEVAEEEDDSDNDLLRFEDDDDEDEDEEDDDLRDMIASQFKEDPSDKYKRNELHQKWLEQQDAAGTEKLLHKLKRGLQQDETSLFEDEDDNADDENMAEDEEVTKPEASEDENEEDPSHATSMRMRIKKIKEMIPLMFTDKDDVYVSSDDEETEKKLMQQRLYKKRLEQKAKLSSSTGNENSEEILRHIKKPEIGKKAKTTSFKDRALMGINKNPAASKSSFLGKLTKSSISEGSRKRGSNVVRGYIFERDDSNNKSSNSVPEEPSVPETIVQEKSRPRRAPAKFTASQSQERSTTSPASAAEEKSTRQRTTLYEILKMSSKKTSFTSGETVISSSHTESIFAAFKLDTKPLKTNPQAQR, encoded by the exons ATGGATAGCGAGAAGCAGCTTTCTCCAATCGGAGGATCGAGTGTCCCGGTTCCGAACAGGATGCTTAGGCTATTGAAGAAGGCTACATCGATCTCCGATCTATGTCCTGGTTCTAGAGAAGCCGACGGTGAATATTTGGGGAAGGATGGAATCGAAGAAGACGAGATGCGATCTGATTTAGAGGGTTTGGGTGTGGAGGATGGAGTTAACGCGAGGAAGGCTCTCGACTTCGATTCCGTGCCTGAGATTAGTCCCCCGATTGAAGATCTGGGCGAGAAAACTGAAGAGGTAATCTCTGAAATGGAAACGAGGGAGGAAACTAAGGTTTCGGAATCGAGTGTACCTGAGATCGATCCCGCATCTGAGGAAATGAGCGAGGAAGGCGAAGAGGAGATCCCTGAAATGGAAGCTAGGGTTTCGGAATCGAGTGTGCCTGAGATTGATCCCGCGATTGAGGAATTGGGAGAGAAGAGTGAAGAGGAGATCCCTGAAATGGAAGCGAGAGAGGAAACCTTGGTTTCGGAATCGAGTGAAGCTGAGGAATCGGGGGAGAAAGGCGATGAAGAAGTCGTTGAGATGGAAACAGAAGAGGAAATAATCAATGTTTGGGGATCGAAGGGAGTTAGAAAGAAGCGATCAGTTGTTTTCGAGGCCAGTGATAGCCAAGGAAAGGAGACGAAGAGGAGCAAGAAGAAGACTGTTGATTTTGATGAGCTGCCTGCTTCCATGAACATGACCAAGAAG GAAAGAAGAGAGTATCTTGACCAGCTTCGTGCAGAAAACCAGAGACTCTTGCGAG AAACTCGGGATGCTGCCTTTGAACCCGTCCCTCTTGTGCGTAAGCCCATTTCGTCTGTCTTGGAGAAGATTCGACGAAGAAAAGAGGAGATTTCTAAGCA ATTCCTTAGCAGGAAGAAGTCTAAATCGAAGGACATAGATGACGGGCCTTATGGGGAGGATGTGAATGATTTTGAGGAAGTTGTAATGGAAGAGAAGAACGAAGATGTGAATTTGGAATTTACAAGCAACCAAAACCCTCAAGGAGGAGATTGCTTGGAGGACTCTGCAGGTCCGGTGGGGAAGTCAGACAGTCCGTCTaacaaaaaatctgaaagtAACTCTACTCATCAG gaTCCATCTTTGCCCTCACAAACAACTAATTTTGGAGAAGAACTTCAAGAGAAGACATCAACCAGATCCGTGGAAGAAGTGATGACACCACCGTCGGTACCTGCCAATAACCTCAAACGGAACCCATCTCCAGCCCCTGACAA TTCTGAAGAAGCAGAGTACACTAAGGAAAGTTCTGATCATGAGACCCTTGATTCATCTGCTGGAGACCCTGTTAGAAAGTTTATTGATGAGGTTGCTGAAGAGGAAGATGACAGCGACAACGATTTACTCCGGttcgaagatgatgatgatgaagacgaGGACGAAGAAGATGACGATCTCAGGGATATGATTGCCAGTCAATTCAAGGAAGATCCAAGTGACAAATATAAACGTAATGAACTGCATCAGAAGTGGCTTGAGCAACAGGATGCTGCAGGGACAGAGAAGCTCTTACATAAGCTAAAACGAGGTTTGCAGCAGGACGAAACATCATTGTTTGAAGATGAAGACGATAACGCTGATGATGAAAATATGGCTGAAGATGAAGAAGTGACAAAACCTGAAGCCAGTGAAGACGAAAACGAAGAAGATCCGAGTCATGCAACTTCCATGCGAATGaggataaagaaaataaaagaaatgatCCCTTTAATGTTCACAGATAAAGATGACGTTTATGTGTCATCTGACGATGAGGAAACGGAGAAGAAGCTCATGCAGCAGCGATTGTACAAGAAAAGATTG GAGCAAAAGGCCAAGCTTTCATCATCTACCGGGAATGAAAACTCTGAGGAAATTCTTCGCCACATCAAGAAGCCTGAGATAGGAAAGAAAGCAAAAACTACTT CTTTTAAAGATAGGGCACTCATGGGAATAAACAAAAACCCCGCTGCATCCAAG TCATCGTTCTTGGGTAAACTTACAAAGAGTTCTATATCAGAAGGATCTCGCAAGCGCGGGTCAAACGTTGTCCGTGGCTATATATTCGAACGTGATGACAGTAACAACAAAAGCTCAAACTCAGTGCCAGAGGAACCTTCAGTTCCAGAGACG ATTGTTCAAGAAAAGAGCCGACCAAGAAGAGCTCCAGCAAAATTCACCGCCTCACAGTCACAGGAGAGATCAACAACTTCACCGGCATCAGCGGCAGAGGAGAAGAGCACGAGGCAACGAACAACATTGTACGAGATTCTAAAGATGTCTTCAAAGAAAACTAGCTTCACTTCAGGGGAGACGGTGATAAGTAGCAGCCACACTGAGTCTATATTTGCTGCCTTCAAGCTGGATACGAAACCACTTAAGACAAATCCACAA GCACAGAGATGA
- the LOC103831974 gene encoding mitochondrial import inner membrane translocase subunit TIM13, translating into MDFSSPSPPMGSGQSPEALMEQVQAQLQQAYAEELIETLRGKCFDKCVTKPGSSLSSGESSCVSRCVDRYIEAMGIVSRSLFSQQR; encoded by the coding sequence ATGGATTTCTCATCTCCGTCGCCGCCGATGGGTAGTGGTCAATCTCCGGAAGCATTGATGGAACAGGTGCAGGCGCAGCTACAACAAGCTTACGCGGAGGAGTTGATAGAGACACTGAGAGGAAAATGCTTTGATAAATGTGTAACAAAGCCAGGATCAAGCCTTAGCAGTGGCGAGAGTAGCTGCGTCTCTAGATGCGTTGATCGTTACATTGAAGCCATGGGTATCGTTAGCCGTTCTCTCTTCTCCCAACAACGTTGA
- the LOC103831975 gene encoding phosphatidylinositol transfer protein 3, translating into MFRRKTTSQAEQENNEAALREAKIKEVKTLIGELSGRSSLYCSDPCLKRYLEARNWNVGKAKKMLEETLKWRSTFKPEEIRWDEVSGEGETGKVYKAGFHDRSGRTVLILRPGLQNTKSLENQMKHLVYLIENAIMNLPEDQEQMSWLIDFTDWSLSTSVPIKSARETINILQNHYPERLAVAFLYNPPRLFEAFWKIVKYFIDAKTFIKVKFVYPKNPESVELMSSFFDEENLPTEFGGKALLQYNHEEFSKQMNQDDVKTADFWGLVHSNNNHQQQSSSGFSGAEIAPEPIQTNT; encoded by the exons ATGTTTCGCCGCAAGACTACTTCGCAAGCTGAACAAGAGAATAATGAAGCAGCTCTCAGAGAGGCAAAG ATCAAAGAGGTCAAGACTCTCATAGGTGAGCTCTCTGGAAGGAGTTCACTCTACTGTTCAGATCCCTGTCTCAAGAGATATCTTGAAGCTAGGAACTGGAACGTTGGCAAAGCCAAGAAGATGCTTGAAGAGACGCTGAAATGGAGATCAACCTTCAAACCTGAAGAGATCCGTTGG GATGAAGTTTCAGGTGAAGGTGAGACTGGGAAGGTTTACAAAGCTGGATTCCATGACAGAAGTGGAAGAACTGTTCTTATCCTCAGACCTGGCTTGCAGAACACCAAGTCTTTGGAGAACCAGATGAAACATTTAGTGTATCTCATTGAGAATGCTATTATGAATCTTCCGGAGGATCAAGAACAGATGTCTTGGCTCATTGATTTTACGGACTGGTCGTTGAGCACCAGTGTGCCTATCAAATCCGCTAGAGAAACTATCAACATACTGCAGAATCACTACCCTGAGAGACTAGCTGTCGCTTTCCTCTATAACCCTCCAAGGCTCTTTGAGGCATTCTGGAAG ATAGTGAAGTACTTCATTGATGCAAAGACATTCATCAAGGTGAAGTTTGTTTACCCGAAGAACCCTGAAAGCGTGGAGCTTATGAGCTCATTTTTCGACGAGGAGAACCTCCCAACGGAGTTTGGAGGGAAGGCTTTGTTGCAGTATAACCATGAAGAGTTCTCTAAGCAAATGAACCAAGACGATGTTAAAACTGCAGACTTTTGGGGATTGGTTCATAGTAACAACAATCACCAGCAGCAGTCCAGCAGTGGATTTTCTGGAGCTGAGATTGCTCCTGAGCCAATACAAACCAACACTTAA
- the LOC103831977 gene encoding uncharacterized protein At1g01500, which yields MEEPYETRNNNGEAYQMVRYHQGYNRTSSSPLLDLRVFYVRISNFKADDSTPEVLTLTHIPLDPDSLLEINGVRYSQGVSSQLRRDRVDKRSEAVTFISTDNIRLSGSVRFEVYDRDELVLSGTLELSGSNGFTGESVKHGVKRWGMNCEAEITAGCGFLKEKKKHIGCSEMSSSPLLPTVEVYVTGCFSGTPIILTKTLQLGFRKKMHNRVAALDSIPEYETGETHKGNSSELDFQATEYGNYKQDYEGEYGDMYMGREYADVEDGEMSWFNAGVRVGVGIGLGVCVGLGIGVGLLVRTYQSTTRNFRRRLI from the exons ATGGAGGAGCCTTACGAGACACGCAACAACAACGGTGAAGCATATCAGATGGTTAGATATCATCAGGGCTACAACAgaacatcatcatcaccattgTTGGATTTGAGAGTGTTCTATGTCAGAATCAGCAACTTCAAGGCGGATGATTCCACACCTGAGGTCCTCACCCTCACCCACATCCCTCTGGATCCTGACTCGCTCCTCGAGATCAACGGTGTTCGGTACTCTCAAGGAGTTTCCTCTCAGCTGAGGAGAGACCGTGTTGATAAGAGATCAGAAGCGGTTACTTTCATCAGCACAGACAATATCAGGCTATCTGGTAGCGTGAGGTTTGAGGTGTATGACAGAGATGAGCTTGTTTTGTCTGGGACTTTAGAGTTGTCTGGTAGTAATGGTTTCACAGGGGAGTCTGTTAAGCATGGCGTGAAGCGGTGGGGGATGAACTGTGAAGCTGAGATCACTGCAGGGTGTGGTTTcttgaaggagaagaagaaacacaTTGGTTGTTCTGAGATGTCATCATCTCCGTTGTTGCCGACTGTTGAAGTGTATGTCACTGGTTGCTTCTCGGGAACACCTATCATCTTGACCAAGACGCTTCAGCTTGGTTTTAGGAAGAAGATGCATAATAGAGTGGCTGCGTTAGATTCGATTCCTGAGTATGAAACCGGCGAGACTCATAAAGGCAACTCGTCTGAGCTTGATTTTCAG GCAACAGAATACGGAAACTATAAACAAGACTATGAAGGAGAATACGGAGACATGTATATGGGAAGAGAGTACGCAGATGTTGAAGATGGCGAAATGTCGTGGTTCAATGCTGGTGTGAGGGTTGGCGTTGGAATTGGTCTTGGCGTCTGTGTAGGTCTCGGCATTGGTGTTGGCCTTCTGGTGCGAACCTATCAATCAACCACCAGAAACTTCAGAAGAAGACTCATCTAG
- the LOC103831981 gene encoding protein FAM50A isoform X2 has protein sequence MGKKRFQREKESSVTATVGEASSLLGSQTARRRRGRPRKNLEGPENSKKEEDEDYEEYEYEEEEDDEQVEIVNREKLKKKKVRSSPSVEEGQKWKREEVAEEEEKPDMTVKTVAPLSYRRSRRKNTPVKSWSYL, from the exons ATGGGGAAGAAAAGGTTTCAGAGAGAGAAAGAATCGTCTGTGACGGCGACGGTAGGAGAAGCTTCATCTCTGTTGGGGTCTCAGACGGCAAGGAGACGAAGAGGAAGGCCGAGGAAGAATCTTGAGGGTCCTGAAAATTCCAAgaaggaagaagacgaagattACGAGGAGTACgagtacgaagaagaagaagatgacgagCAAGTTGAGATTGTTAACAGAGagaaactgaagaagaagaaggttagAAGTAGCCCTAGCGTGGAAGAAGGGCAAAAGTGGAAACGTGAAGAAGTagctgaggaggaggagaagccaGATATGACGGTGAAGACGGTTGCACCGCTGTCATATAGACGGTCCAGGAGGAAGAACACACCGGTGAAAAGCTG GAGTTACTTGTAA
- the LOC103831981 gene encoding protein FAM50A isoform X1 has product MGKKRFQREKESSVTATVGEASSLLGSQTARRRRGRPRKNLEGPENSKKEEDEDYEEYEYEEEEDDEQVEIVNREKLKKKKVRSSPSVEEGQKWKREEVAEEEEKPDMTVKTVAPLSYRRSRRKNTPVKSWLNLILPNHWSL; this is encoded by the coding sequence ATGGGGAAGAAAAGGTTTCAGAGAGAGAAAGAATCGTCTGTGACGGCGACGGTAGGAGAAGCTTCATCTCTGTTGGGGTCTCAGACGGCAAGGAGACGAAGAGGAAGGCCGAGGAAGAATCTTGAGGGTCCTGAAAATTCCAAgaaggaagaagacgaagattACGAGGAGTACgagtacgaagaagaagaagatgacgagCAAGTTGAGATTGTTAACAGAGagaaactgaagaagaagaaggttagAAGTAGCCCTAGCGTGGAAGAAGGGCAAAAGTGGAAACGTGAAGAAGTagctgaggaggaggagaagccaGATATGACGGTGAAGACGGTTGCACCGCTGTCATATAGACGGTCCAGGAGGAAGAACACACCGGTGAAAAGCTGGTTAAACTTAATATTACCAAACCATTGGAGTCTTTGA
- the LOC103831981 gene encoding protein FAM50A isoform X3 has translation MGKKRFQREKESSVTATVGEASSLLGSQTARRRRGRPRKNLEGPENSKKEEDEDYEEYEYEEEEDDEQVEIVNREKLKKKKVRSSPSVEEGQKWKREEVAEEEEKPDMTVKTVAPLSYRRSRRKNTPVKSC, from the exons ATGGGGAAGAAAAGGTTTCAGAGAGAGAAAGAATCGTCTGTGACGGCGACGGTAGGAGAAGCTTCATCTCTGTTGGGGTCTCAGACGGCAAGGAGACGAAGAGGAAGGCCGAGGAAGAATCTTGAGGGTCCTGAAAATTCCAAgaaggaagaagacgaagattACGAGGAGTACgagtacgaagaagaagaagatgacgagCAAGTTGAGATTGTTAACAGAGagaaactgaagaagaagaaggttagAAGTAGCCCTAGCGTGGAAGAAGGGCAAAAGTGGAAACGTGAAGAAGTagctgaggaggaggagaagccaGATATGACGGTGAAGACGGTTGCACCGCTGTCATATAGACGGTCCAGGAGGAAGAACACACCGGTGAAAAGCTG TTAA